Within Emys orbicularis isolate rEmyOrb1 chromosome 16, rEmyOrb1.hap1, whole genome shotgun sequence, the genomic segment CCTCAGTGGCTCCTTTTCAGATTCTTAGCACTGTTGTGGCTTGTACCATAGTAATGTGAGAGCATGCTTTTTGTTGACCATCAGGTAATAGGTAAAGTTTACCAACTGCCAAGCCCAAGAGCCCTCCACCTCCAGCAAGTGATGGGTATAGGGGAAGAGAAGCTGCCTTCTGTCCTTCAATCCAATGTTTTTCAACCATGTGTGGGAGATGGTGGGGTTGAGAAGCTGTCTGCATTGCCATGGACCTCTTCATTACATCAAAATGTGCATCATCCATCACCAACGGAAATTTATTCCTGCAGTGGGTAAAGCAGGAGGTGACTCCTTGACAGCCACCTGCCTTCCATTTCTTCTCCTACAGTATACCCTAATGCAGTTGGCCACTGAAGAAGCTTAAATGTGCAGGCCTGCAACACCCTGCTTCTTTCACTGAAGCAAACTACAGGAGTAATGTGATTTGGAACCTTGAGACTCCTGTTAGATACCCACCCATCCAAAGTTGCAGGTAGCCTTCTAAATGAACGGACAGCAGAGTGAGTGAACAATAAAATAGTGTAAAAAACCCCTTCCAAAAATACAAATGAGAAGAAAACTgggcaggaaaaagaaaatggaCAGAAAAAAGTGATATTCTGGGACATAGGGCAAGGGTTACATTAGAAAGGAGGGGTACCCAGCAGTTGATCACGGGAAGGCAGGGAGTGCTTCTTCAGAAagtgtagagcagtgtttctcaaggaCTGCTTCATAGACCAGTGCCAGTCCCTGAGATTTCCCTTACATAGTTTAAGAAGGCAGCAAGCTGCTCCCTGGaatcaaaaagattgagaaacactgtagAGAACTCCTGCCATGAGCAGAACAAGAGCAGTGCTGAAATAACTCAGTACACTGAATAGCCTCCTAGCATGAGCTGCTGCTGAGTTGCAGATCTTGAGTCCCTTTTCCTCCGTTGTAGACAACTGACAGGCCAAAGAGCTGAGGTTACAGTGGAGTTTTACTCCACCCAGGCAGCCCCTGATGAAAAATAGGACTTTCCAAAACTGTGTTGAGATTTAACGGTGTATGGTCACTATAATTCTACACTGAGTTTAAGGCGCTGTATGTACCACATACTGTGTTGTAGTCACAATTGTGTACAGAGGTGAATGTGCCAACGCCTATTTTGAAGGTAATCATGTCAATGTCAGTTTCTACATGAAACTAATCTGATTATGACCCTGTGgtgagggggtgtggggagcagggaacacATAGATTTGGGAATGGTGTGGGTTTGTTGTTTTCTCTTGTATGTATTCCTCatctaaaaaatattttcagaatatgATTCCAGGTTGAAGATTCATGGTGATGCATAGATAGCTTCAGCTTACAGCCTACAAGATTCCATACCTCTCATGTCTGACAAAGGCAAATGGGAAGTGGTGTTGGGACCACTACTGGGTGAGATAGTTAAAGgtaccctgcaaaaaaaaaatggaaacttattttttgtactttttttgtttctttgatgTATAAAGACAGCCTGAAAGctctcattctctctcacacactctgcAGGTTTCAGATGTATTCTGAAAGTTCTCTCTTCCCTTAATTAAACGAATTAGTGCTGAATCCTTGATAGTGATCTCTAAGCAGAATATTTGAGAGAAAACAGGTGGTGTTAACAGTTTTGAACTAAGAATAAAAATAACTGAGTTAATCAGGTTTCGCTTCCTTGATACTTGCAATCTTAAAATCCTATTTCTTGTTCCACCATCTGTAGTCTTCCAAGGGTAGAAAActtctaacattttaaaaaggaaaaaaagggtcAGAATGAATCTTCTTTTAACAAAAACACCTTCCCTTTCAGGCTACCTTAATAAatcataaagcagcaaaaaagtACCCACAACGATTTTTAGGTTTTTTATCAcctttttaatatcttttttaCAAGAAGACAAGGTATTTGCTTCCTTCAACTTGAATGCTAATTATCCTTCATGACCCTGGCTTTGCACTCACTGTGGGAATTGCATGTTTTGCCACATGACTTCCCCAGTATGGATTTGCAAAGGGACTGTATCTATAGAACAGCTGTGTGGAAAGCAAGCCCTATTTGTCATACTATTTTTGGGATGTTGAAGTTACCAAGCTGTTCTTGGATTTCCTTTAATAGGAAAAAAATTCTTGAAATGTATGTATGGCAGAACAAAATCTTCTGATTTCCTCTGAAACCCCTCACTTAATCTGGCATTGGAGTATGATACAAAGACACTGCTGGTCTCCTTGCTTAGTGGCATTACAGCGATGGATATGAATTGGATGTCCATACTGCTGCTTCTGTATCTTTCAGCAGCCTCTGTTCCAGTTGACCTGCTTGCAGAAATGACTTAAGAGATCTCCAGAGTGTGGTGTTGAGGAAACTGCTTATTTGCCTTGAGGTTGCTGCTTATGTGGTATACCACTGGATTCTGTTCTGTCAGTTCCTCCTGGTCAGTACATAATAGGCCACCAGGAGAAATAGTAAGACTGTTTGAGCTATGTAGCGATATGTGCTGGTGAAACCCAGTTCTGTCTTTTAATCAAATCCATTAGGTGTCTATCTGTGAGAGGATCCTGgataatgttgttgttgttgtttttttttcctcacaGGTGCCTCTGGTAAGGAAGGTGCAACCTTCCTCTTGTGTAATACATGTTCCATTTAGCCTCATGCTTGTGACTTGTTTGTGCTCCTAAACACCTTTTTGGAGCTTCAGGTGATGCAGAATCTATTGGCTCACTAACTGGTGCTTCTTGTGTGGAGCATGTTAGACCTGTGTTCTGGAAGTTTCACAGCCTACTATTTTTCTTGTAGGTATAATAAATTGTGTTCATTTTGATCTATAAAACCATGTGTGGTTTGGATCCTGGCTGTTGTGTAGACTGATGCTTTATGTGCAAATTAAGATCCGCTGAGAGACTTAATTCAGTTTTAAAGATTGTTAGTTGTCAGGGGTTTGGAGGAAGGTGTTCTCAGTTGAGGTCTTTTGATGCTACGAGCTTTCCTGTGTTGGTCTGATCATCAGTTTGACTTTTGCACCAGTCCCCTAAGTATTCTAGTTATTCACCCTTTTGCTTAAGGGAGGGTATGTACATAACTTGAGTTTCTGTTGTGATTGGAGAGGGAGAGTtcttcaattatttttgtcaaatGGCTTTGTAATTAATATGTACTAATTTGCTGTCCAGTATCCACGTGTTATAATGCACTTTATTTTCAactttcacatttttaaacttttcattaTGCACACAGTTGTGGGGAATTAGGGATGCTTAAGTTTGAAGTAGAAAGAAAGGGTTTGGAAAGTAGAGAGAAACTaagcgggagggagagagaaaggcagaAGCATGGGCATGGAAAGAAGTTGGACAGCTGATGGGTTACGTTAGCTTTAAGAAATATGCTATAGATACAATGAACTGAGGCTAAAGATGGCGTATAGTTCCTCTAAATAGCAAGCACGACAAATAGTTTTGCTTTGGTTATCATTCAAATTGTCTCTTTAAATGAAGATGTCATTACAGAGGACTGTAGCTGGTTCTTGGGTACCTAGCTTTCCATAGGTTGCTTTGGAAAATGCTGCCCCCTATCATACTCTTAGATTTTGAGTCACTGAGCTGTAGAAGCAGTGCATTATGGAGGAATGGGTAGCAAGCAAATACTAAAGAAGTTAATTACTGTCTCTACAGAGGTTTTCATGGCAATAATGGTTGCACCACATTTAGAATTCTAATTCTTCATTAAGATGAACTATTTTATATCTGAAAAATTAGACACCATTCTTGAATAGTTTATGGGTTACTGCGGTACTCTAGAAATAGACGTTATCCTCTTGAATTTGGCGAGGAGAAATTTAAATGTCTGATTTCGTTATTTGTAGCATGCCTGTGTATTGCAGTGTAAATATACAAATTTCTTTTAATAGTTATGAAATCATTTTGGCTTCATCTCATTGGCAATGGGAAGCAACGATTTCCTTTGCCacgttatttttttccccacagttgtCACACATTTTTAATATGGTGTTGCTAATGAAGTATGCTTATTATTGTAGACTCAGATAAGTCAAAGCACTTGCATTCACCAAGAACCACCCCCAACTTAGAACCTCCAATTGTTTGCCAAAATAGAACTTATCCTAATCTAGAGTCTAGAAACTTTCTTCACAAACTATAGTAGAGTGCAATGAATCATATGTATTCTAAATATgcgatatttaaaaatattactgaAGCTTCATGAGTCCGTATAAAAGTTGTAACAATTCATTATGTAATTATTGCAATATGTATTTTTAACTTACTCCCAAGGAATATTCCTCTCTTTTGAACCTTCCAATCTACTCCATTTTATATAATTTCTTCCCTTGCCCAGCTTTGAAATCCTGGGTTGCAAccaccattttagctgaaaacaGGACAAATTTTAATCAGATTGTGTGAATTACAGTCCCAAAGGTGCAGTGAAGGACGTGTTGTGGAGCAGTACAACCCAGTTCTCCTCCAGTGGCTGAGCATACTGTCTCTTCAGCATGCACCTTGGACCCCACAGTAGGGTTGAATATGGAGAGGAACTGAATTGTCTGGCACTGCCCTGTACTGCCACTAGGCTATTGGGCAGTATAACACATTTGAATTCAATAGGAAAAGTGTGTAGTGTATTTGCCTTCTTGGAAAGACTTTCCAAATCAGTTGTCTTCCTCTTGAATACTTCTGCATCTTGCCAGTTAGATGCACATTGTTCAGTGGCTGTTCTTAAGTCTCCTTGGTGAGACTTAAAAGTGTAGTATAAATGTTTACAAATACCTTAGGGAGATGGCATGGTAAAGTTTAAAGTGAAATATGAATTTTCTTAAAGGAATTGACTTGCACTCAGGTCTTCAATTTTGGTTAAAGTGAACAAGAACGCCATCATGTCtagaaggaattttttccccttgcagtTTCTAAGTTGGTATGATGGAAATATTGAATGATGATTGCATTCTCTTCTTCCTCAAAGCCAAGCTATTTTAAGTTGATCTTTTTGTGTATATTTGCAGGTGACTGAGCTGAATGAGCCCCTCTCCAATGAAGATAGAAACCTGCTGTCTGTAGCCTACAAGAATGTTGTTGGGGCTAGACGATCTTCCTGGCGAGTCATCAGTAGCATAGAGCAGAAAACTATGGCGGATGGGAATGAGAAGAAGCTGGAAAAAGTTAAAGCATACAGGGAGAAGATCGAAAAAGAGCTGGAGACAGTCTGCAATGATGTTTTGGCCCTCTTAGATAAGTTCTTGATCAAGAACTGCAATGACTTCCAGTATGAGAGCAAAGTCTTTTATCTGAAAATGAAAGGAGATTACTACCGCTATTTGGCAGAAGTTGCTGCTGGTGAGAAGAAGAACAGTGTTGTGGAAGCTTCAGAGGCTGCCTATAAAGAGGCTTTTGAAATCAGCAAAGAGCACATGCAGCCTACTCACCCGATAAGGCTTGGGTTGGCACTCAACTTCTCAGTGTTCTACTATGAAATCCAGAATGCACCTGAGCAGGCCTGCCTTTTAGCCAAACAAGCCTTTGATGATGCCATAGCTGAGCTGGACACACTAAATGAGGATTCCTACAAGGACTCCACACTTATCATGCAGTTACTTCGAGACAACCTCACTCTCTGGACAAGTGACCAGCAGGATGAGGAAGCAGGAGAGGGCAATAACTAAAGAGCTTTCATCCCAGCCCTTCATCATCCACTCCACCATCCCCATTAGAACCATCCCACAATATTTCCTTGCCACAGTCTCACTAAATATCTAGTGCTAAGCATATCTGTATTGTCAGCACAGCTGTTCAGATCTGCAGTCCACTTTATCAGGGGGCAGTTTTGGATAAGTCTTCATGAGCATTGCTGGATTGATTGATTGATCTGCCCTGTTTATCATAGTTGCACTTGAATGGTGCAGAAAGATGCATATTAAAGAGGCATTTTAGTTTGCCTATTGATTATCAAATACGGGCAAGAATAATGGAAAGTGAATTAATCAGAAGTCTAATCTTAAATTTTCCATTTGAAACAAGCTGATAGTGTTTTGTTGAGCAGTACATCTTGTGCATGCAAAGCAAATTAGCCACCCCGAAAACTTTTCAGCCGATGAAAACAGTTAAAAAGCTGATGTGAAGTGACAACTTAATTCTATTTATCAGTTTACAAACTGTTCAGAATGTGAGGTTTTGGTAGCAACTTGTTTTTTGCCTCTTTAACTTATGATGTGCACAGACTTTCATTTAATGCAATGCATCTACTTAAAAGTTTTGATACTTGTAACCTTTTTTGCAGTTGTTTTGAAAAATCatgaatttattttttgtaaactCTTTGGCTGTTTAGTTGTCTGTGTATTCTGACAACGCCATGTCAGTGTTAGCCCATGTTAAGATGGATGACTCTCTGAGATGCCAGACTTCTAAATTTAATGTTTTGGaattaaatgaataaaataaaatgctgctTCAGAAATATTATCTCTACATGAGCTGTCCTGTCATCTTTTCATAAGAATGGAGATTTATAGAGGTGTCCAGCCTGCAAATACAGTCCTAAATACATTGAAGAGAATGTAGCAATCCAAACTAAATACGTAACATTGCTCACCTATATCCCAGTGGGGCTGCCAATTGCATATTCAGTGCAATAACTTGCTAGTTCAGCTGTAATTCAAGCCTGCCGGTCAATGTTTACAAGATTCTAAAGAGTATTGCTTGTTGACATACTAATTAGGTAAGAAAAGATTTGTATTTACTGCTTCTGTCCATGATGacttgtagattttttttccccttagaaatTACAACCGAGTTGCTTATACCCATTAACGAATTTTGAATTAAGTTTCTTTAACTGAAACCATAGCATTATCTTGCACTTGTCTATACAAACAAAATGCAATCTTGTTGCTTAATTAGTGTTGGATCTTAAGGAGTTCCTCTCAAGCTAACCTAAATCTGATCCCCAGATTCACTCATTTGCTGTATCTTCACTTACAAATTAGTTAATAT encodes:
- the YWHAH gene encoding 14-3-3 protein eta; the encoded protein is MGDREQLLQRARLAEQAERYDDMASAMKAVTELNEPLSNEDRNLLSVAYKNVVGARRSSWRVISSIEQKTMADGNEKKLEKVKAYREKIEKELETVCNDVLALLDKFLIKNCNDFQYESKVFYLKMKGDYYRYLAEVAAGEKKNSVVEASEAAYKEAFEISKEHMQPTHPIRLGLALNFSVFYYEIQNAPEQACLLAKQAFDDAIAELDTLNEDSYKDSTLIMQLLRDNLTLWTSDQQDEEAGEGNN